A genomic window from Thunnus maccoyii chromosome 2, fThuMac1.1, whole genome shotgun sequence includes:
- the alkbh5 gene encoding RNA demethylase ALKBH5 — MAASGYSDLREKLKSMTPHRDEYKNKYVDGTSNGSGKGGKRKYRESDDDDCEHSDDSSELREQEADRVKSSILQKNIFTPEECARIEEKIDEVVTSGEAGLYREHTVDRAPLRNKYFFGEGYTYGAQLEKRGPGQERLYRKGEVDEIPSWVHELVIKRLVSSGVIPEGFVNSAVINDYQPGGCIVSHVDPLHIFARPIVSVSFFSDSALCFGCRFQFKPIRVSEPVFVLPVRRGSVTVLSGYAADDITHCIRPQDIKERRAVIILRKTRPDAPRLDSALSSSPAERPAPLKAKRSHRKADPDAAHRPRVLEMDKEENRHPSISRQRRHSISSENYWNRGQDYDKHRESSGRKVKMRRH, encoded by the exons GGACGGGACGAGTAACGGCAGCGGGAAAGGTGGAAAACGCAAGTATCGGGAGTCCGACGATGACGACTGTGAGCACAGCGATGACAGCTCGGAGCTCCGGGAGCAGGAGGCCGACCGGGTGAAGAGCAGCATTCTGCAGAAGAACATCTTCACCCCGGAGGAGTGCGCCCGCATCGAGGAGAAGATCGACGAGGTGGTCACCAGTGGGGAGGCTGGACTGTACCGTGAGCACACTGTGGACAGGGCGCCCCTCCGCAACAAGTACTTCTTTGGGGAGGGGTACACTTATGGAGCCCAGCTGGAGAAGCGTGGACCGGGCCAGGAGCGGCTGTACCGTAAAGGAGAGGTGGATGAGATTCCGAGCTGGGTGCACGAGCTGGTGATCAAGCGGCTGGTGTCCAGTGGAGTGATCCCGGAAGGGTTTGTAAACAGTGCAGTCATCAATGATTATCAACCAGGTGGCTGCATTGTGTCACATGTGGATCCTCTGCACATCTTTGCACGGCCCATCGTCTCAGTGTCCTTCTTCAGTGACAGCGCTCTCTGCTTCGGCTGCCGCTTCCAGTTCAAGCCCATCCGGGTGTCAGAGCCGGTGTTCGTCCTGCCTGTGAGGAGAGGGAGTGTCACAGTACTCAG tgGCTACGCAGCAGATGACATCACTCATTGCATCCGCCCCCAGGACATTAAAGAGAGGCGTGCAGTTATCATCCTTAGGAA GACTAGACCTGACGCTCCTCGACTGGACAGCGCTTTAAGCTCGTCTCCTGCAGAGAGACCGGCTCCTCTGAAAGCCAAACGCTCTCATCGCAAAGCAGACCCTGATGCCGCTCACAG GCCGAGGGTTCTAGAGATGGACAAAGAAGAGAACAGACATCCGTCAATTTCCCGCCAACGTCGTCACAGCATCAGCTCAGAGAACTACTGGAACCGAGGACAGGATTACGACAAACATCGGGAGAGTTCAGGACGTAAAGTCAAAATGAGACGTCATTGA